From a single Deltaproteobacteria bacterium genomic region:
- a CDS encoding DUF456 domain-containing protein, with amino-acid sequence MQIAFSILLIFIYLVGFGLVLVTLPGTWLIFLSTVVYAFFFPFDQGQTHALWVLGILLGLALLGELVEFVVGTFGSKTVKVSNGAIVVAFIGGLVGVILGAAFFLVGALVGVLLGSFLGALIYEWVVTKDFREGFVAACAVLATRVVAITLKSSIALSMGVYATFKLF; translated from the coding sequence ATGCAAATAGCATTTTCGATTTTATTGATTTTTATTTATTTGGTTGGGTTTGGGTTGGTTTTGGTGACTTTGCCGGGGACCTGGCTGATTTTTTTAAGCACCGTTGTTTATGCTTTCTTTTTTCCCTTTGATCAGGGGCAGACCCATGCATTATGGGTTTTGGGGATATTATTGGGGTTGGCGTTGTTGGGGGAGTTGGTTGAATTTGTGGTGGGGACTTTTGGGAGCAAAACGGTGAAGGTGAGCAATGGCGCTATTGTGGTGGCGTTTATCGGTGGGTTAGTGGGGGTCATCTTGGGGGCGGCTTTCTTTTTGGTAGGGGCTTTGGTGGGGGTGTTGCTAGGTAGCTTTTTGGGGGCGCTCATTTATGAATGGGTGGTGACGAAAGATTTTCGTGAAGGTTTTGTGGCGGCCTGTGCGGTGTTGGCTACGCGTGTTGTGGCGATCACACTAAAGAGTTCGATAGCTTTGAGTATGGGGGTTTATGCTACTTTTAAGTTGTTTTGA
- a CDS encoding RNA-binding protein — protein MNQKLYVGNLPFQVTEDELRNTFAATGEVANVQIITDKISGRSRGFAFVEMGSAEAANEAIGKLDGTSLGGRNIVVREARPMNKNGGGGGGGRRDFSGRPRGPRRY, from the coding sequence ATGAATCAAAAATTGTATGTGGGTAATTTACCCTTTCAAGTCACTGAAGACGAATTAAGAAACACCTTTGCCGCTACTGGCGAGGTGGCTAATGTTCAAATTATTACTGATAAGATCTCAGGTCGGTCAAGGGGATTTGCCTTTGTCGAAATGGGAAGTGCCGAAGCCGCGAATGAAGCCATTGGTAAGTTAGATGGAACCAGCTTAGGTGGTCGTAATATTGTGGTCCGTGAAGCCCGCCCGATGAATAAAAATGGTGGTGGCGGTGGTGGTGGCAGACGTGATTTTTCAGGTCGCCCCCGCGGTCCCAGACGCTATTAA
- a CDS encoding ribonuclease HII, whose protein sequence is MRPSNLWSLLVKQEELLSLHPLDKEWFERTFSQQGYRLIAGVDEVGRGCLAGPVVAAAVVLPIPCPIQGIDDSKKLSSEKREALFPIIQSLSFAFAIVEISPQIIDELNILHASLEAMRQAIAALKTPPDFILIDGNRGLGIKTPQRCLIKGDGRSVNIGAASILAKVHRDRLMAEYEKNYPAFQFSVHKGYGTKLHLEELNRMGPSPIHRKSFRPVTEASLVVRNL, encoded by the coding sequence CTGAGGCCATCCAATCTTTGGAGTTTGCTTGTGAAGCAAGAAGAACTCCTCTCTTTACATCCACTTGATAAAGAATGGTTTGAAAGAACTTTCTCCCAACAGGGTTATCGCTTGATTGCAGGCGTTGATGAAGTTGGCAGAGGGTGCTTGGCCGGGCCTGTGGTGGCAGCGGCGGTGGTATTGCCTATCCCTTGCCCTATTCAAGGGATCGATGATTCTAAAAAACTTTCTTCTGAAAAACGCGAAGCGCTTTTCCCGATCATTCAAAGTTTAAGTTTTGCCTTTGCGATTGTCGAAATTTCCCCCCAAATCATTGATGAGCTGAATATTTTGCATGCTTCACTTGAAGCTATGCGGCAGGCCATTGCTGCTTTAAAAACCCCTCCTGATTTTATTTTGATTGATGGGAATAGGGGCTTAGGTATTAAAACCCCCCAACGTTGTTTGATCAAAGGCGATGGGCGGAGTGTCAATATTGGGGCGGCTAGTATTTTAGCCAAGGTGCATCGTGATCGATTGATGGCGGAATATGAAAAAAATTATCCAGCGTTTCAATTTTCTGTTCATAAAGGTTATGGGACTAAGTTGCATCTTGAGGAATTGAATCGAATGGGACCGTCGCCCATTCATCGCAAAAGTTTTAGGCCTGTAACAGAGGCGTCTTTGGTGGTACGCAATCTTTGA
- a CDS encoding GIY-YIG nuclease family protein: MKKYFIYIMASRRNGTLYIGVTNDIVRRVYEHKNDLIKGFTERYKVHHLVYVEETDDVNAAITREKQLKKWKRSWKLRLIEELNPKWKDLYEKLL, from the coding sequence ATGAAAAAGTATTTTATTTATATTATGGCAAGTCGAAGAAATGGAACGCTCTATATTGGTGTAACTAATGACATAGTGAGAAGAGTTTATGAACATAAAAATGATCTGATTAAAGGATTTACTGAAAGATATAAAGTGCATCATCTTGTTTACGTTGAGGAAACTGATGATGTGAATGCAGCCATCACACGAGAAAAACAACTTAAAAAATGGAAAAGAAGTTGGAAATTAAGACTGATAGAAGAACTGAATCCAAAATGGAAAGATCTCTATGAAAAGCTTTTATGA